In the Candidatus Omnitrophota bacterium genome, TTTAGGAAGGCCAGGGAAGTTAACCCCAAGAACAATAGGGCTTATTTTGAGCTGGGGTGGATCTTTCAAAACCAAAGCAGGCATTTGGAAACCGAGTTTTTGTTCAGCAAGGCCATCGAAGGCGATCCCCAAAACGCCTGGTTATATGTCGGCCTGGGGCAGTCTTGCCGGGAGCAGGGCAGATTTTCCGAAGCCGAGGCGGCATTTAAGAAAGCCCTGGAATTGGATCCCCGAAATGATTGGGCGCGCGGAATATTAAAAGTGTTGTATATCGAAATGGGAGATATGAGACTTGCCCGGGGATGCGAGCAGCAGGCCAAGGGATTAAGGAAATCTTATTATCCTCGGGTTGTGATCGATAATTACCGCAAACTCAAAACGGTGTTGGATGAGCGGGGGATAGTGTATGTCTGTATGCAATATCCCCTGCGCAGTATAGAGCCGTTAAAGGAGATCTTCCGCGGCGAGGCCGGGGATATCATTTTCGTGGATAATCAAAAAGTCTTCCGGGAAGCCCTGGAGCGCAGGGGCTATAATGAATATTTCACGGATATGGTCGGCGGCGACTTCGGCCATTGCACCCCAAAGGGCAACAGGCTTTTGGCGGAGAATATCGCGGATGTCATATTGGAGAAGGTGTTTGCGGTAAAAATAAAATATGCTGAATAGACCGCGGTGGCCGGGGATTGTATCCGGATTGTTTTTATGCCTGATCCTGCTTGAGCTGGGACTGCGGTTGGCGGTATCCGTATCCTTATACCTACAGGAGCGCGGGAACAGGGGCGTCATACTGCAAAAAGGGACATACCGCATTTTGTGCGTGGGGGACTCCATCACTGCAAAGGGGGGGATGTATTCTTATCCCAGTCAGCTCCAGGACATCCTGAATCAGCGCGGCACCGGCGTGAAATTCAGCGTGATTAACGGCGGAGTCTTCGGGATACATACATCGACCGTATTAGACAGCCTTGAATCCAGCCTCGATGCGCACCTTCCGGATATGGTCATCAGCATGATGGGCGACGGCGGTTCGGGGGCGTATATGTTTCACGAGCCTGTTTTTGATTTGAGGGGCGTGAATTTCTTCAGATCGTTCATGGTCTATAAATCAGCCAGGGCCGTTTGGTCGCGTGTCGCGCGCAAACCGGAAGATCCGGGCCTTGGTAAGATGCGGAAAAATGCCGCAAGATCAGGATCTTTTGGGAAAGACGGCCATAGCAATGGCTGGAAGGATGCCGGGATAAGGCGGTTTTATCAGGGGCAGGAGAAAGGCAGGGCTGATTTTGAGCTCGGCTTGGTCTATGCGCGTCAAGGTAAATTCATTGAGGCCGGGGGGTTATTCGAGAAAGCGATATTACTAAACCCCTTGAATGACAGGGCATATGTTGAATTGGGATGGATCTACCGGGTTCAGGAAAAATCATCCGAGGCAGAGGCGGCATTCAGGCAAGCGGTAAAGCTTAACCCTAAAAATCTTTGGCCATATGTCGAACAGGGTCAATTCGCCCAAGCCGAGGCGTCGTTCAGGAAAGCCATAAAGCTGGATCCCCGAAATGTCTGGTTATATATCGGCCTGGGATGGATCTATCTCGATCAGGGGAAATTCCCCGAGGCTGAAACCGCATTCAAGAAAGCCAAAGACGTCAATCCGCAGAACAATTGGCTGGATATCGGTTTAGGGCTGATCTATCTGAAACAGGATAAATCCGACGAAGCTGAGGCGTTATTCAAAAAAGCCGGAGAAGCCGATCCTCAAAACGATTGGTCGTATATCGGGCTTGGCTGGATTTATCAAACCCGGGGGGAATTCTTTGAGGCGGAAGCGGCGATCAGGAAGGCCATAAAAATAAACCCTAAGAATAACAGGGCTTATTTTGAACTCGGATGCGTTTATCAAAATCAGGCCAGGCTTTCGGAGGCGGAGGCGTTATTTAAGAAAGCAATAGACGTTAACCCCCAGGATAGCTGCCCATATCTTAAACTTGGATGGCTCTACCACGGTCAGGGCCGATATTCTGAGGCTGAGGTTTCATTCAAGAAGGCCATAG is a window encoding:
- a CDS encoding tetratricopeptide repeat protein; its protein translation is FRKAREVNPKNNRAYFELGWIFQNQSRHLETEFLFSKAIEGDPQNAWLYVGLGQSCREQGRFSEAEAAFKKALELDPRNDWARGILKVLYIEMGDMRLARGCEQQAKGLRKSYYPRVVIDNYRKLKTVLDERGIVYVCMQYPLRSIEPLKEIFRGEAGDIIFVDNQKVFREALERRGYNEYFTDMVGGDFGHCTPKGNRLLAENIADVILEKVFAVKIKYAE
- a CDS encoding tetratricopeptide repeat protein; the encoded protein is MLNRPRWPGIVSGLFLCLILLELGLRLAVSVSLYLQERGNRGVILQKGTYRILCVGDSITAKGGMYSYPSQLQDILNQRGTGVKFSVINGGVFGIHTSTVLDSLESSLDAHLPDMVISMMGDGGSGAYMFHEPVFDLRGVNFFRSFMVYKSARAVWSRVARKPEDPGLGKMRKNAARSGSFGKDGHSNGWKDAGIRRFYQGQEKGRADFELGLVYARQGKFIEAGGLFEKAILLNPLNDRAYVELGWIYRVQEKSSEAEAAFRQAVKLNPKNLWPYVEQGQFAQAEASFRKAIKLDPRNVWLYIGLGWIYLDQGKFPEAETAFKKAKDVNPQNNWLDIGLGLIYLKQDKSDEAEALFKKAGEADPQNDWSYIGLGWIYQTRGEFFEAEAAIRKAIKINPKNNRAYFELGCVYQNQARLSEAEALFKKAIDVNPQDSCPYLKLGWLYHGQGRYSEAEVSFKKAIALNPRNDLAYRTLKVLYSEMGNAKLAREYDRKANELRPYYYPREVIDNYRKLKAVLDRRGIACVCMQYPLRSIEPLKEIFRGDEYGIIFVDNQAVFQKALEKSSHTEYFTDMVGGDFGHCTPKGNRLLAENIADAVLEKVSGEY